Below is a window of Fimbriimonadaceae bacterium DNA.
CGAACAGGATATGCGGGCCAAAGAGTACATACGCGAGATCGGCAAAGAAAGGTTCGACGGACACCTGAAGTTCTTCTCGGAAGAGGCGGTGGCCTGGGCAGAGAAGAAGTACGGCATCGGCGGTCGGCGCGAGAATCGCGGGGTGATCGGCTTCTCAAACGGCGGGGTGTTCGCCGCAGAAGTGGGCCTCCGAAAGGGCGACGTCTTCGGCCTGTCGGTGCCGCTTTCGGTCGGCATCGTGCCCGAGCTGACCAAGCCCAAAGTGATGCCGCAGTTCTACCTTTGTGCAGGCACGCTGGAGCCGGGCTTTCTGCGCGCAACGACCATCTTCGCGCGGCAGATCATGGACTGGAAAGGGATTCTGAAGTTCAATGAGCGCGTGTGCGGGCACGATCAGGAGATGTGGAAGAGCGAAGGCGTGAAGGCGATGCGGTGGTATTTTGGGCGGTAGAGGGTCGGAGCCTTTGGGATTGTAGATTGTAGATTGAGGGTGTCATCCCTTAGGGTTGGAATCGTGACGGACTCTCAATTTGTCCCCCAAAGATTGCTGAGAAAATATTCAGTCTCAGCAGTCCTTGCCTTCTGATAACATTGTAAAGACACCCGCCTAGTTCGCGGGTTTATCAAGGAGGGTCTCAATGACTTTCAAGCATACTGGCTTACTATTGGCTACAGGTTTATTGTTGGCCGCCGGCTCTACAACGGGCTCACCCGTACCCGGCAAAGCTTCATTCTCATTTAAGGGCATGTATGTCGAGGGTTGCAGTTGCTCTGCCCCTTGCCCGTGTGAACTCACCGGGGTTGAGATGGGATGCGAAGGCGTAGGGTTCTTTTCTTTCACGAGCGGAACCTACAACGGCAAGAACTTCGACGGCACTCGCGGCGCTTATGCCGTCAAACCGGGTGACTATTTGGTCCTCTACATCGATGCCCCGAACGATGCAAAACGGAAAGCGTGCACCGAGTTTATGACGGCTGCCTTTAAAGATTGGGGCAAACTCGATGGTGTACATAGCTCGAAGATAACCATCTCCGGCAAAGGTGGCAACTACTCATGCAGCGTCGGTGACGGCAAGGCTATGAGTTTGAGTACGA
It encodes the following:
- a CDS encoding DUF1326 domain-containing protein; protein product: MTFKHTGLLLATGLLLAAGSTTGSPVPGKASFSFKGMYVEGCSCSAPCPCELTGVEMGCEGVGFFSFTSGTYNGKNFDGTRGAYAVKPGDYLVLYIDAPNDAKRKACTEFMTAAFKDWGKLDGVHSSKITISGKGGNYSCSVGDGKAMSLSTKVVLGGDKKTPITYSNINSVMHSTVMQATATKCTFKEGKRSFSLSGSNAYFNPSLSSKGSL